The genomic segment CGACGGGAAAGTATTCGATGAATCCGCCAGCTTCGAAGGCAGCCTTGACGTCGCCCAGGCCAGTGAGCTCGGAATAGTTGCTTGCCTTTCGCGACGGCACAAACTTGCCAGCGGGGCCGGCGCGCAGATCGCCGAAGTCAATGAGCGCGATGCTTATGTTGTCGCGCGGGCTGCGAAACTGGTCCACGGAGCCTGCGCGCCGGATGGAGAAAATCGGCACAGGACTGAACAGGCTGTGGTTCGCTCCTTCATAGCTTGGCCTGTACTGGCCCTCGGCGCCGATCATCACGGTCCAGGTCCCAGACACCGGCGGCAGGACCGGCAGCTCAAAAGGCGGCGCCGGCAAGGTGAACGCAGTCTGTGCGGATGCCCGGTCGGAGGTGCCCATCACCGCGCTAATGGCCACGACCGCCGCCGCAAAAAGAATACAGTGCGGGGTGCTTTTGGAAGGGCGAAAGACGGCCTTGCTAAGATGCTTCATGGGAGAGGCCTCGGGTGGTGGACCTCATTGCCGGGGCCAGCTGGCGCGGACGTCGAAGGGCCACGATGATCTAGTCGACGCGGTTGCATACAAGGTCTCTCTAAGTTTCTAGATCATTCGGTCGAATTTACCGACTACGAGCGAAGGCGTCAATCTAGATTAGACTGAACACTCGAAAAATCGTGTAAATTGGTGCTTTCCGGACGCTGTAGGGATCGACGGATAGTTGTTCCGCGTGTGAATTACGCGCAAAGAAGGCGGTCGATGCTGGTGAGGGAGGTCCGATTATGGTGCTTCCCGCTTCAACTCTATCGAGACCTGAGACACCCACGAACCGGGGGCGTCCATCACGAACCATTGCCGATTGGCTGTCGTTCGGATGGTTACAAATGCAGCGACGGTATTGCCTTCAATTCTGGCCTCGACGAGGTCACCCGAGCTTGTGCCGATAACCTTGCCGCCCTGTCGCCATTCGCTCTCAAACCAGTTGCCGGAGATGTTATCTCCATCTTGCTCGATATCTGCCGACAGCATCAGCTTGTAGGCGTCGCTCGCACATTTCAGGTCTAGTTTGATGGACTTGCCTGGCCGCTTCACGTCATAAGCCACCTTGCAATGGATCTTTTCTCGAGGTCCGTCCGAGGGCTTCATGGAGCCGGTCCCGGACCATCTACCTGCCATGGTATCGACGCCACCAAAGGCTTGCGAGGAAATCCCAAGCGATAAAGCGATGAACATCGGTGAGTGTTTCATCAGGATCGCTCGAAACGCCGGGGCCAGCCGAGTCATGACTCACCATTCGGTTGCACCATCGGCAGGTCGATCAATCGAAAGCGGGATCGGATAGAAGTCTGGTTCCTTACCCACATCAGATCGGTCCAACGCAACTGAGGCTTGAGGAGATTGGCAGGCCTGACGATGGTTGCTCCTCGGTGTGGACATTGGCCAAGTTGACGCATTGCATGACCATCGTCTTCCGATTAATAGATCGTTCGATCTAATCAGTATCGGACCATCTCACCCGTGTCAATGTATGTTAGACTCCACGCTCTAGTCGCAGCTCGTGTCGTCCAATGCCAAGATCAGGGGGGCGGTAGACGCCGGCGAATGCCAAGGGAAGTTCGGAGGTATTTGGCGTGCGGCTCTCTGGCGTTTTTGCTGCCGCTTGCCGCCTGCGCGACGGCGCCTCTGAGCCAGTCCGGCGCGCTGAGCTCCTATGATAATCTTACTTCCAGTGATGGAGTTCTGACAAAATCCAGGGTGCGGGTTGACAAGCCGGACGTTCTTGCGGCCAAGACGGTTCGTATCGCACCCGCGTCGGTCGCTTCCGGTGCCCTCCCGGCTAATTTCTCGGACGAGCAGCGCAAGCTGGTCCTGAATGCCGTCGATCGCGCGCTCTGCGTTAAGCTAAGTGATCGGCTTCGGGTCGTGAACGCTACGGAAACTGCGGATCTGACCGTTCATGCCACGATCACCCACGCCGAACCGACTGATAAGGTAGCTGCCGGGGCTTCAAAGGCTGTCTCGATTGTGCCTTCCGTCCTGAGTATTCCAGTGCCGGTGCCTCGTCTTCCTGTCGGCCTCGGCAGCCTATCGGTCGAGGCGGAAGCGCGCGACCGCAGCAATCAGCAGAAAGCCGCCCTGATATGGGCGCGAGGCGCGGACTCCATCACTAGCCGACCCAAAGTGTCCGAAGCCTCGGACGCCTACGATCTTGCTAGCGCATTTGGCGAGGATTTCGGCACTCTTGTGGCCACAGGCGAGAGCCCATTCGGCAAGGGTCCGTCCTTGCCCTCGATGCAGAAGATCCGTTCTGATCTGGGCGGCGCCCACGAGAATTCCGCATGCGATGCTTTCGGTCGCAGTCCAGGGGTCGCCGGTCTCGTCGGGGGAGGTCTCGGGCTTCCTCCGGAATGGACGGACAAGGGAGGCAATGAGCAGCCTGCGACCGCGCCAAAGTGAGAATTCGAGACGGCGATTCGAATTGGCGCGCCCGTCAGTAGATCAGCAGAGGCGTCTGACCGATGAATTCTGGTGCCTTTGCCTGCGAAAGCATGAAATCGGCGACGTCTTCGCGTGAAATCCGCCCACCATGGATGCCTGTTAAATCAGTAAGAGCACGATAACGTCCCGTGTGCGGGCCATTGGTCAAGAAGCCGGGCCGGACGATGATCCAGCGCGCAACATTGTCTTTGATGATCCGTTCCTGGCGATCCTTATCGGCATACATCCTGCGCAGAACAATCGGCATGAACAGGTAATCGTATAAGAAGCCGCCGTGGCCTCGACTATCGCCGGTGCCGATACCGGTCACGGCGATCAGCAATTGCTCGGGCTTTAGGACCTTTGCAAGGTTTTCCGCGCAACGCGAGAACATGGTTATCGTCTGCGTGACATTGGTGGTGCCCAGACAATCACAGACCACATCCTGCCCCTCCACGACCTGTGCGATGATCTCGGCGTTTTGTGCGTCTCCTGCGATGATGCGCAGGCGTGAATGGCTCATGGGCATGCGGCCGGGTGTACGGGCGAGCGCCGTGACCACATGGCCGTCGGCCAGCGCAGCCTGCGCCATGGCCAGGCCAATGCCACGGGTGGCGCCGATGATGGCAATATTCATGGAATGTCTCCTTGCTGAGAGGGGCCGTAGCCAATTGGCCGGCCTGCGCGCCAAATTGTCGGATGGTTGACGGGCCGAATTCCGCGTTCGCTGGTCGCCCAGACAAGTGGTAGTGCGGTGATCGACAGATCAGCGTCGGGGCCCACATCGTCCGGTGGCGCGAGACCAGATACTCTAGGGTGGTGCGGAAAGCGCGAGCGCATTCGCCTGACCTTTGGCAATCAAGCACGTTCCAACCGTTCGACGAGCCAGTCGAAGAGATACTCGGTGGCGGTGGCATAGCCGCCTATCTGGCAATGTGACTGCGCCGTCGAGGTTTCATCGAACAACATGTAGTCCTTGGGGCATTGCAGGGCGTCATAGAATGGCTTCGCTCCATGGAACACCTCACCTGTTCCATCCAAGACGAGAGTTTCGCACGTCACTTTTTCGAGGATGGCCGCATTGTCGTAGGGCTTGAGGGCCTCCACAACATCCTTGATCGTGTTCGGTACCCCATGCTTCCAGGCGTAGTCGCGCACCAGATTCCTTAGCTGTTCCGGAAGTTCATCAAGCGAGCGATTGCCGAAGTGTCCCAACTGCTCGATGATCGGACGTCCCCAGCTGATATTGCCAGGGTCGGTTATGCAGATCTTGATCCGCTTATCGAAGGCCGCGGCGCGCGGTGCCAGATATCCGCCGAAGCTCAAGCCCATGAGCGCGATGCGGGAAGCATCGATCTCCGGGAGTTTTTCCAGTGCGTAGTCAATCAGGGGACTTACGACTTTCTCCCAGTCGTGGCGGAATGTGAGATTATTCAATCTCAGTGCAAATCCCTGGCCTGGGCCATCGTATGTAAGACAGTGAATACCTCGATGCAGCGCGCCTTCGCAAACCCACCGTGTATCTTCGGCCCAGGTGTCCCGGCCGGGCGTGATGATAAGCAGCGGAGCTTTATCCCCTGCACAGGGGGACTTGTAGAAGTAGCCTGGAAGAAAGCTGCCTTCATAAGGGATTTCGAGGCGCTCCCCGGGGGAGCCGGACAGCTCAAGGTGGCGTTGGTAGCATGTTGAACTGGCGACCGCATACTCCTTCATGCGCGCATCT from the Bradyrhizobium sp. WBAH42 genome contains:
- a CDS encoding MipA/OmpV family protein; translation: MKHLSKAVFRPSKSTPHCILFAAAVVAISAVMGTSDRASAQTAFTLPAPPFELPVLPPVSGTWTVMIGAEGQYRPSYEGANHSLFSPVPIFSIRRAGSVDQFRSPRDNISIALIDFGDLRAGPAGKFVPSRKASNYSELTGLGDVKAAFEAGGFIEYFPVDWFRVRNETRAGFGGHEGVVSDFSADFIVPVTRAITVSGGPRFTWESTKAVAPYFSIDAVQATAAGLPAFDAKGGAHSVGAGAQVKYRIDPQWEVHSYIEYDRLLGDAAKSPLVTARGSVNQTTVGIGASYSFDFKIR
- a CDS encoding DUF3313 domain-containing protein, with product MLPLAACATAPLSQSGALSSYDNLTSSDGVLTKSRVRVDKPDVLAAKTVRIAPASVASGALPANFSDEQRKLVLNAVDRALCVKLSDRLRVVNATETADLTVHATITHAEPTDKVAAGASKAVSIVPSVLSIPVPVPRLPVGLGSLSVEAEARDRSNQQKAALIWARGADSITSRPKVSEASDAYDLASAFGEDFGTLVATGESPFGKGPSLPSMQKIRSDLGGAHENSACDAFGRSPGVAGLVGGGLGLPPEWTDKGGNEQPATAPK
- a CDS encoding NAD(P)-dependent oxidoreductase, which codes for MNIAIIGATRGIGLAMAQAALADGHVVTALARTPGRMPMSHSRLRIIAGDAQNAEIIAQVVEGQDVVCDCLGTTNVTQTITMFSRCAENLAKVLKPEQLLIAVTGIGTGDSRGHGGFLYDYLFMPIVLRRMYADKDRQERIIKDNVARWIIVRPGFLTNGPHTGRYRALTDLTGIHGGRISREDVADFMLSQAKAPEFIGQTPLLIY
- a CDS encoding S9 family peptidase, whose amino-acid sequence is MKAQGKNIDSAQENNESSGAGASALSRKHWAQPNFFNDNVLIDALIKHTLSLMPYGMTDLGEVMDVVYQLRGSDEEAWITAWSALAGRLQNRAEEADRKGKRITGSTAYLRASTYWRCALLYFSQFEDARMKEYAVASSTCYQRHLELSGSPGERLEIPYEGSFLPGYFYKSPCAGDKAPLLIITPGRDTWAEDTRWVCEGALHRGIHCLTYDGPGQGFALRLNNLTFRHDWEKVVSPLIDYALEKLPEIDASRIALMGLSFGGYLAPRAAAFDKRIKICITDPGNISWGRPIIEQLGHFGNRSLDELPEQLRNLVRDYAWKHGVPNTIKDVVEALKPYDNAAILEKVTCETLVLDGTGEVFHGAKPFYDALQCPKDYMLFDETSTAQSHCQIGGYATATEYLFDWLVERLERA